A window of the Roseburia sp. 831b genome harbors these coding sequences:
- the pth gene encoding aminoacyl-tRNA hydrolase, whose protein sequence is MFLIVGLGNPGKQYEHTRHNVGFDCLDALADQYNISICEKKHKALVGKGVIEGVKVVLAKPQTFMNLSGESVAELVNYYKLNPEDEMIVIFDDISLAPGNLRIRKKGSAGGHNGIKNIIAMTGTQNFMRIKVGVGEKPKGWDLADHVLGHFNKEDQAKVEDAIKDAICAAGMMVQGEVDRAMNDFNSKKQEA, encoded by the coding sequence ATGTTTTTAATCGTTGGATTAGGAAATCCAGGAAAACAATACGAGCATACACGCCACAACGTCGGATTTGATTGTCTGGACGCACTGGCAGATCAATATAACATCAGCATTTGTGAAAAAAAACACAAAGCACTTGTCGGAAAAGGAGTCATCGAGGGAGTGAAAGTGGTACTGGCAAAACCACAGACCTTTATGAACTTAAGCGGGGAAAGCGTGGCAGAGCTTGTCAATTACTACAAACTTAACCCGGAAGATGAGATGATAGTGATTTTTGACGATATCAGTCTTGCACCGGGGAACCTTCGCATCCGCAAAAAAGGAAGCGCAGGCGGTCACAACGGAATCAAAAATATTATCGCCATGACCGGAACACAGAACTTTATGCGTATTAAAGTCGGGGTCGGCGAAAAACCAAAAGGCTGGGATTTGGCAGACCATGTGTTAGGTCATTTTAATAAAGAAGATCAGGCTAAGGTAGAAGATGCCATAAAGGATGCAATCTGTGCAGCCGGCATGATGGTTCAAGGGGAAGTGGACCGCGCCATGAATGATTTTAACAGTAAAAAGCAGGAGGCTTAA
- a CDS encoding glucose-1-phosphate adenylyltransferase, with protein sequence MLLAGGQGSRLGVLTAGVAKPAVAFGGKYRIIDFPLSNCINSGIDTVGVLTQYQPLRLNTHIGIGIPWDLDRNNGGVTVLPPYERSDNSEWYTGTANAIYQNMNYMEQYNPEYVLILSGDHIYKMDYEVMLDFHKENHADVTIATMPVPIDEASRFGIVIADENKKIQEFEEKPEHPRSNLASMGIYIFSWNVLKEALLAMKDQGSCDFGKHIIPYCHEKGQRLFAYEYNGYWKDVGTLGSYWEANMELIDLIPEFNLYEEYWKIYTKSDIIEPQYLSEEAVVEKSLVSEGTEICGEVHSSVIGAGVTIGKGSVVRDSIIMKGTTIGENVTIDKAIIAENCEICDGAKLGVGEEAPNKLNEKIYSFGLVTIGEKSVIPAGVEVGKNTAISGVTELSDYPDKRLESGEVIIKAGDTV encoded by the coding sequence ATGCTATTAGCTGGTGGACAGGGGAGCCGCTTAGGAGTATTGACAGCAGGAGTTGCAAAACCGGCTGTTGCGTTTGGTGGAAAATACCGTATCATCGATTTCCCACTGAGCAACTGTATCAATTCGGGGATTGATACAGTAGGGGTACTAACACAATATCAGCCACTTCGACTCAACACCCATATTGGGATAGGTATTCCGTGGGATTTGGATCGAAACAATGGTGGTGTAACTGTATTGCCTCCATATGAGAGAAGCGATAACAGTGAATGGTATACAGGAACTGCAAACGCAATTTATCAGAACATGAATTACATGGAGCAGTATAATCCGGAATATGTCCTGATTTTGTCAGGAGATCATATTTACAAGATGGATTATGAGGTTATGTTGGATTTTCATAAGGAGAATCATGCGGATGTCACGATTGCGACGATGCCGGTTCCGATAGACGAGGCAAGCCGGTTCGGAATTGTGATTGCGGATGAGAATAAGAAGATCCAGGAATTCGAGGAGAAACCGGAACATCCAAGAAGCAACCTTGCATCCATGGGAATCTATATTTTTAGCTGGAATGTTCTGAAAGAAGCATTGCTAGCCATGAAGGATCAGGGCAGCTGTGACTTCGGAAAGCATATTATTCCGTATTGTCACGAGAAGGGACAACGTCTTTTCGCTTATGAATACAATGGTTATTGGAAAGATGTTGGAACACTTGGTTCTTATTGGGAAGCCAATATGGAATTGATTGATTTGATTCCGGAATTTAATTTGTATGAAGAGTATTGGAAGATTTATACCAAGAGCGATATCATAGAACCTCAGTATCTTTCCGAAGAGGCAGTTGTGGAGAAGAGCCTTGTAAGTGAGGGGACTGAGATTTGCGGAGAGGTACATAGTTCCGTCATTGGCGCAGGCGTCACAATTGGCAAGGGAAGCGTTGTGCGGGACTCCATCATTATGAAGGGAACCACGATTGGCGAGAACGTTACCATTGACAAGGCAATTATTGCGGAGAATTGCGAGATATGCGATGGGGCGAAGCTTGGAGTTGGAGAAGAGGCTCCAAATAAATTAAATGAGAAGATATATTCGTTTGGACTTGTGACGATAGGGGAAAAATCTGTTATCCCTGCAGGCGTAGAAGTAGGCAAGAACACAGCAATCTCTGGTGTGACAGAGCTTTCGGATTATCCGGACAAGAGACTGGAGAGCGGTGAAGTAATCATTAAGGCAGGTGACACAGTATGA
- a CDS encoding sugar phosphate nucleotidyltransferase, protein MSKLKAVILAAGKGTRMKSDLPKVVHTIDGKCLVDYAIEAAKGAGADEVCLVVGYKSDVVKESIQNKDVAFVMQEEQLGTGHAVKCAKDFMGEDGQTMILFGDTPLITAKTLKNLADYQKEKGNTVTVLSAMMEDPTGYGRIIRDEKGNFVKSVEHKDANEKELASHEVNSGMYVFDTKELKEALEKITPNNAQGEYYLPDTLTIIKEKGLRVDAYALDNPEDITGVNDQEQLKAATEIIHARKAQ, encoded by the coding sequence ATGAGTAAATTAAAAGCAGTCATCCTTGCAGCAGGAAAAGGAACCCGAATGAAATCCGACCTTCCAAAGGTCGTTCATACCATTGATGGAAAATGCCTGGTGGATTATGCAATTGAGGCAGCAAAGGGAGCAGGAGCTGATGAAGTATGTCTGGTTGTCGGATATAAGAGCGATGTGGTAAAGGAAAGCATCCAGAATAAAGATGTTGCATTTGTCATGCAGGAAGAACAGTTAGGAACCGGTCATGCCGTAAAATGCGCAAAAGATTTTATGGGAGAAGACGGACAGACTATGATTTTGTTCGGAGATACTCCGCTTATCACCGCAAAGACATTAAAGAACCTTGCGGATTACCAAAAGGAAAAAGGAAATACCGTCACCGTGTTATCGGCGATGATGGAAGACCCAACCGGGTACGGAAGAATTATCCGTGATGAAAAAGGAAATTTTGTCAAAAGTGTGGAACACAAAGATGCAAATGAGAAAGAGTTAGCATCCCACGAGGTGAATTCTGGAATGTATGTTTTTGACACAAAGGAATTAAAAGAAGCATTAGAAAAAATCACACCAAATAATGCACAGGGAGAATATTATCTTCCAGACACGCTCACCATTATCAAAGAAAAAGGTCTCCGTGTGGATGCCTATGCATTAGATAATCCAGAAGACATCACCGGAGTCAATGATCAGGAACAGTTGAAGGCTGCGACTGAAATTATTCACGCAAGAAAAGCACAGTAA
- the glgD gene encoding glucose-1-phosphate adenylyltransferase subunit GlgD — protein sequence MKAVGIILAGGNNTRMQELSNKRAIAAMPIGGSFRSIDFALSNMSNSHIQTVAVLTQYSARSLNEHLSSSKWWDFGRKQGGLFVFNPTVTVDNSWWYRGTADAMYQNISFLKKCHEPYVIITSGDCVYKLDYNKVLDYHIEKKADITVVCKDMEPGEDVSRFGVVRMNEDARITEFEEKPMVSRSNTISTGIYIVRRRQLIEMLERSAQEDRWDFVTDILIRYKNMKRIYGYKMKEYWSNIATVDSYYKTNMDFLKPEVRKYFFKEEPTIYSKVDDLPPAKYNAGSSVRNSLIASGCIINSKVENSILFKKVFVGKNCVIKNSIILNDVYIGDNTHIENCIVESRDTLKANTYYCGDNGVKIVFENNERYVL from the coding sequence ATGAAGGCAGTAGGAATAATTTTGGCTGGTGGTAACAACACAAGAATGCAGGAACTTTCGAATAAACGTGCAATCGCAGCAATGCCGATTGGAGGAAGTTTCAGAAGCATCGATTTTGCATTGAGCAACATGAGTAACTCACATATCCAGACGGTCGCAGTACTGACACAGTACAGCGCAAGGTCTTTGAACGAGCATTTAAGTTCATCGAAATGGTGGGATTTCGGAAGAAAGCAGGGAGGTCTGTTTGTATTCAATCCGACGGTTACGGTGGACAACAGCTGGTGGTATCGTGGTACCGCAGATGCAATGTACCAGAACATTAGTTTCTTAAAGAAGTGTCATGAGCCATACGTTATCATCACAAGTGGTGATTGTGTATACAAGCTCGATTACAATAAAGTTTTAGACTATCACATTGAGAAGAAAGCAGATATTACCGTGGTTTGCAAGGACATGGAGCCAGGGGAAGATGTCAGCAGATTCGGTGTGGTACGCATGAATGAGGATGCACGGATTACAGAATTCGAAGAGAAACCGATGGTTTCCAGATCCAATACCATTTCTACCGGAATCTATATTGTGCGGAGAAGACAATTGATAGAGATGCTGGAAAGAAGCGCACAGGAAGACCGTTGGGATTTCGTAACCGATATTCTGATTCGTTACAAAAATATGAAACGTATCTATGGATACAAGATGAAGGAATACTGGAGCAACATTGCGACCGTAGATTCCTACTACAAGACCAATATGGACTTCTTGAAACCGGAAGTCAGAAAATACTTTTTTAAAGAAGAACCAACCATTTATTCCAAGGTGGATGATCTTCCACCGGCGAAATACAATGCAGGTTCAAGTGTGAGAAACAGCCTGATTGCAAGTGGCTGTATCATCAACAGTAAGGTGGAGAATTCCATTTTATTTAAGAAGGTATTTGTCGGTAAGAATTGTGTGATTAAGAATTCAATTATACTAAACGACGTTTATATTGGTGATAATACTCATATCGAGAACTGTATCGTAGAAAGTCGGGATACGTTAAAGGCGAACACGTATTATTGTGGGGACAATGGTGTGAAGATTGTCTTCGAGAATAACGAGAGATACGTTCTATAA
- the mfd gene encoding transcription-repair coupling factor: MKAFTESLSGLREFEELEQQLKKEKGIIQVSGCIDAQKAHFISSINNGKGNRIIVTFQEQRAKELLEEYAFFDKNVAYYPAKDILFYQSDIRGNVLTAERIQALKRIAEEKDCTIITTFDGLMNPMPQPERFIQSVKRIAVGDTLDLEAMVKSLVELGYEKNYQAESMGQFSVRGGILDIFSLTEDNPFRIELWGDEVDSIRSFDPESQRSIENLEEVHIYPACELVLTEAEKQAGIEKLKKEAKQVSEKLRKKMKTEEAHRAMQVAEQVAEEIGEFGIVAGADAFLSYFVEERVSLLDYFSKENTILFLDETNRSIERGIATETEFLDSMKQRLEKGYILPGQMKELIPYKEILGKIENQRCVALATLDLKCNYLEITEHLNIQTKTVNPYNNSFELLVKDLVRYKKNGYRVILLSGSRTRAKRLAEDLMAEGLNAFYTEDFEHEVKPGEIMTGYGKLKKGYEYPMIQFVVISESDIFGGEKKKKKHRKAYEGERIASFTDLNVGDYVVHENHGLGIYRGIEKIEVDKTVKDYIKIEYANSGTLYILATQLELLQKYAGADAKKPKLNKLGSQDWSKTKSKVRGAVKDIAKDLVSLYATRQQEEGFAFSPDTVWQNEFEEMFPFEETEDQEAAIADTKRDMESKKIMDRLICGDVGYGKTEIAIRAAFKAVQDGKQVVFLCPTTILAQQHYSTFVQRMKDFPIHIDLLCRFRTPAEQKKTMEGVKKGQIDILIGTHRVLSKDIVFKDLGLLIIDEEQRFGVGHKEKIKQLKTNIDVLTLTATPIPRTLHMSLIGIRDMSVLEEPPMDRIPIQTYVMEYNEELVREAVSRELARGGQVYYVFNRVKEIEDVAHRLSELIPEANVAFAHGQMKEHELEKIMYQFINGEIDVLVSTTIIETGLDISNVNTILIQDADNLGLSQLYQLRGRVGRSSRTAYAFLMYKRDKMLKEVAEKRLAAIKEYTELGSGFKIAMRDLEIRGAGNLLGAKQHGHMEAVGYDLYCKMLNEAVKEAKGIPVEESFDTSIDIDIDAYIPMTYIPNEFQKLDIYKRIADIETQEESEEMLEELMDRFGDLPKSVENLLFIAKIKTMAHWVFFTEIAQKNNTLKFTLYEKAKINPAKIPDFVAAYDGRMTFAMDKKAPYFTYQLKANSRDKKVNIKELLEKILQDARVLLETPNDVCS, from the coding sequence GTGAAAGCATTTACCGAGTCCCTAAGCGGTTTAAGGGAATTTGAGGAACTGGAACAACAACTGAAAAAAGAAAAGGGAATCATCCAGGTTTCAGGCTGTATCGATGCACAAAAGGCGCATTTTATCAGCAGCATCAACAATGGAAAAGGGAACCGGATTATCGTAACGTTTCAGGAACAGCGCGCCAAAGAACTTTTGGAGGAGTACGCATTTTTTGACAAAAATGTTGCATATTATCCGGCAAAAGATATTCTTTTTTATCAGTCCGATATTCGCGGAAATGTGTTGACAGCAGAGCGTATTCAGGCACTAAAACGTATTGCAGAGGAAAAAGACTGCACCATTATCACGACGTTTGACGGTCTGATGAATCCTATGCCACAGCCCGAACGTTTTATCCAGTCTGTAAAACGGATTGCAGTTGGCGACACACTGGATTTGGAAGCGATGGTAAAGAGCCTGGTGGAACTTGGCTACGAGAAAAATTACCAGGCAGAGTCGATGGGACAATTTTCGGTGCGTGGTGGAATCCTGGATATTTTTTCGCTTACGGAGGACAATCCATTCCGAATTGAACTGTGGGGAGATGAGGTGGATTCCATCCGTTCTTTTGATCCGGAAAGCCAGCGCTCCATTGAAAATTTAGAGGAAGTGCATATCTATCCGGCATGCGAGCTTGTGCTAACCGAGGCGGAAAAACAAGCCGGTATTGAGAAATTGAAAAAAGAAGCGAAGCAGGTTTCCGAAAAACTTCGAAAAAAGATGAAAACCGAGGAAGCGCACCGCGCGATGCAGGTGGCAGAACAGGTTGCAGAAGAGATTGGAGAATTTGGAATCGTTGCCGGAGCGGATGCATTTCTTTCCTATTTTGTGGAGGAACGGGTTTCGCTGCTCGACTATTTTTCAAAGGAGAATACCATCCTCTTTTTGGATGAGACCAATCGTAGTATCGAGCGCGGAATTGCAACGGAGACCGAATTTTTGGACAGCATGAAGCAGCGCCTGGAAAAAGGGTACATTCTTCCGGGACAGATGAAAGAGCTGATTCCATATAAGGAGATTCTGGGAAAAATTGAAAACCAGCGGTGTGTTGCGCTTGCAACGCTTGACTTAAAGTGCAATTACCTTGAGATTACGGAACACTTAAACATCCAGACTAAGACGGTAAACCCTTATAATAACAGTTTTGAACTTCTCGTGAAGGATTTGGTACGTTATAAAAAGAATGGATATCGTGTGATTTTACTTTCGGGTTCGAGAACCAGAGCGAAACGTCTTGCAGAAGATTTGATGGCAGAAGGTTTAAACGCTTTTTACACCGAAGATTTTGAACATGAGGTAAAACCGGGCGAAATCATGACGGGATATGGGAAACTGAAAAAGGGATATGAGTATCCGATGATTCAGTTTGTTGTCATCTCAGAGAGTGATATTTTTGGTGGAGAAAAGAAAAAGAAGAAACATCGCAAAGCCTATGAGGGAGAGCGAATCGCAAGTTTTACGGACCTTAATGTTGGAGATTACGTGGTTCATGAGAATCACGGACTCGGCATTTACCGTGGAATCGAGAAAATTGAGGTCGACAAAACGGTAAAAGATTACATTAAGATTGAATATGCAAACAGTGGAACGCTATATATTCTGGCAACACAGCTGGAGTTATTGCAAAAGTACGCCGGAGCAGATGCCAAAAAGCCAAAGCTGAACAAATTAGGAAGCCAGGATTGGAGCAAAACGAAGAGCAAGGTGCGTGGTGCGGTAAAAGACATCGCAAAAGACCTTGTCAGTTTGTATGCCACAAGGCAGCAGGAAGAAGGATTTGCGTTTAGCCCGGATACCGTCTGGCAAAACGAATTTGAGGAGATGTTCCCGTTTGAGGAGACGGAAGACCAGGAGGCAGCCATCGCGGACACCAAGCGTGATATGGAAAGCAAAAAAATCATGGATCGTCTTATCTGTGGTGACGTAGGATATGGAAAAACCGAAATTGCAATCCGTGCAGCGTTCAAGGCAGTTCAGGATGGCAAACAGGTAGTCTTTTTATGTCCGACAACCATCTTGGCACAGCAGCATTACAGTACCTTTGTGCAGCGAATGAAGGATTTCCCGATTCATATCGATTTGCTTTGCCGTTTCCGCACACCGGCGGAGCAGAAAAAGACGATGGAGGGTGTCAAGAAAGGACAGATTGATATCCTGATTGGAACCCACCGCGTACTTTCGAAGGATATTGTATTCAAAGATTTAGGGTTACTCATCATTGATGAGGAACAACGTTTCGGTGTGGGACATAAAGAAAAGATTAAGCAGTTAAAAACAAACATTGATGTTTTGACGCTAACGGCAACCCCGATTCCAAGAACGCTTCACATGAGCCTGATTGGAATCCGTGACATGAGTGTATTAGAAGAACCGCCAATGGACCGGATTCCGATTCAGACCTATGTGATGGAATATAACGAGGAGCTTGTGCGGGAAGCGGTTTCAAGAGAACTGGCAAGAGGCGGTCAGGTGTATTACGTGTTTAACCGTGTCAAGGAGATTGAGGACGTGGCGCATCGTTTATCGGAGCTGATTCCAGAGGCAAATGTCGCATTTGCACATGGGCAGATGAAAGAACACGAGCTGGAAAAAATTATGTACCAGTTTATCAACGGTGAGATTGATGTGCTGGTTTCAACAACGATTATCGAGACCGGTCTGGATATTTCAAATGTCAACACGATTTTGATACAGGATGCAGACAATCTGGGACTGTCCCAGCTTTATCAGCTAAGAGGACGAGTCGGAAGAAGCAGCCGGACCGCATACGCTTTTTTGATGTATAAGCGGGATAAAATGTTAAAAGAGGTTGCAGAAAAACGACTTGCCGCCATCAAAGAATATACAGAACTGGGCAGTGGATTCAAGATTGCAATGCGGGATTTGGAAATCCGTGGTGCCGGGAATCTGCTTGGTGCAAAACAGCATGGGCATATGGAGGCGGTCGGTTATGACCTGTACTGTAAAATGCTCAACGAGGCGGTAAAAGAGGCGAAAGGTATTCCGGTGGAAGAAAGCTTTGATACGTCGATTGATATCGATATTGATGCCTATATTCCGATGACGTACATTCCAAATGAGTTCCAGAAACTGGATATTTACAAGAGAATTGCGGATATTGAAACACAGGAAGAGTCCGAAGAGATGCTA
- the spoVG gene encoding septation regulator SpoVG: MQITDVRIRKVEKEGKMKAVVSITIDEEFVVHDIKVIEGEKGLFIAMPSRKAADGEYRDIAHPINSDTRERIQNLILQKYQETLAVEE, from the coding sequence ATGCAGATTACAGATGTAAGAATTCGAAAAGTAGAAAAAGAAGGAAAAATGAAAGCAGTTGTTTCTATTACCATTGATGAGGAATTCGTGGTACATGATATTAAAGTAATTGAAGGTGAAAAAGGATTGTTTATCGCAATGCCAAGCCGCAAAGCTGCAGATGGAGAATATCGCGATATCGCACATCCAATCAATTCCGATACAAGAGAGCGTATCCAGAATCTGATTTTGCAGAAATATCAGGAGACATTGGCGGTAGAAGAATAA